A window from Drosophila simulans strain w501 chromosome 4, Prin_Dsim_3.1, whole genome shotgun sequence encodes these proteins:
- the LOC6724692 gene encoding protein yellow isoform X3: protein MMQDFVPKNNLPLGIDVHNNRLFVTTPRWKNGVPASLGTLPFPPKESSPAIKPYPNWEAHGNPNNPDCSKLMSVYRTAVDRCNRIWLIDSGIVNATINLNQICPPKIVVYDLNSDELIVRYNLEASHVKQDSLHSNIVVDIGEDCDDAHAIVSDVWRFGLVVYSLSKNRSWRVTNYNFYPDPVASDFNVYGLNFQWLDGVFGMSIYYNRKIMERVLYFHPMASFKEFMVPINLLLNESVWQTNTQEYAKYFIPIGDRGYNSQSSTTGVTRNGIMFFTQVHQDDIGCWDTSKPYTRAHLGKFHNLENSNLIQFPNDLKVDKEKDQNVWLISNRLPIFLYSNLDYGEVNFRILKANVNKIIRNSVCNPDNNYNNTSKSAFVLIEEGQCY, encoded by the exons ATGATGCA AGACTTTGtaccaaaaaataatttacctTTAGGCATTGATGTCCATAATAACCGCCTGTTTGTGACAACTCCCCGTTGGAAGAATGGTGTGCCTGCCAGCTTAGGTACACTGCCGTTTCCTCCAAAAGAGTCAAGCCCGGCAATAAAGCCGTATCCGAACTGGGAGGCTCATGGAAATCCAAACAATCCTGACTGCTCAAAACTAATGTCAGTTTATCGAACAGCTGTAGATAGGTGTAATCGAATTTGGCTAATTGATTCTGGAATTGTCAATGCTACAATAAACTTAAATCAGATCTGCCCACCAAAAATTGTTGTGTATGATCTTAATAGTGACGAACTGATTGTTCGATACAATTTGGAAGCCTCTCATGTGAAACAAGATTCGTTGCACTCCAATATTGTTGTGGATATTGGAGAAGATTGCGATGATGCGCATGCTATCGTATCGGATGTATGGAGATTTGGTCTTGTTGTTTACAGCCTATCAAAAAACCGAAGCTGGCGCGTGACCAACTATAACTTTTATCCGGATCCCGTTGCTTCGGATTTTAATGTTTACGGattaaattttcaatggcTGGATGGTGTTTTTGGAATGAGTATATATTACAATAGGAAAATAATGGAACGCGTTCTTTATTTTCATCCAATGGCAAGTTTCAAG GAGTTCATGGTGCCTATTAATCTCTTGCTCAACGAATCTGTGTGGCAAACGAATACTCAAGAGTACGCCAAGTACTTCATACCAATTGGAGACCGCGGATATAATTCTCAATCATCTACAACAGGAGTTACAAGGAATGGCATTATGTTTTTTACACAAGTTCATCAAGATGATATTGGATGCTGGGATACATCGAAACCATACACTCGAGCACATTTGggaaaatttcataatttggAAAACTCAAATCTTATTCAATTTCCAAATGATTTAAAAGTAGACAAAGAAAAAGATCAAAATGTATGGCTTATAAGTAACCGACTACCAATTTTTCTATACAGCAATCTCGATTATGGAGAAgtaaattttcgaattttaaagGCGAATGTAAATAAGATTATTCGCAATAGTGTTTGCAATCCggataataattataataatacatCAAAATCAGCTTTTGTGTTAATAGAAGAAGGACAATGTTATTGA
- the LOC6724692 gene encoding protein yellow isoform X1, which yields MMQLRTIFNIITQLIFLLKTLNGNLSVQPVFQTLDGYEYTPHSFSQNLQSESKLEIVYEWKYLDFLYSTFVQRQQSILNGDFVPKNNLPLGIDVHNNRLFVTTPRWKNGVPASLGTLPFPPKESSPAIKPYPNWEAHGNPNNPDCSKLMSVYRTAVDRCNRIWLIDSGIVNATINLNQICPPKIVVYDLNSDELIVRYNLEASHVKQDSLHSNIVVDIGEDCDDAHAIVSDVWRFGLVVYSLSKNRSWRVTNYNFYPDPVASDFNVYGLNFQWLDGVFGMSIYYNRKIMERVLYFHPMASFKEFMVPINLLLNESVWQTNTQEYAKYFIPIGDRGYNSQSSTTGVTRNGIMFFTQVHQDDIGCWDTSKPYTRAHLGKFHNLENSNLIQFPNDLKVDKEKDQNVWLISNRLPIFLYSNLDYGEVNFRILKANVNKIIRNSVCNPDNNYNNTSKSAFVLIEEGQCY from the exons ATGATGCAGTTAAGGACtatctttaatataattacacagttaatttttttattgaagaCTTTAAATGGAAACTTAAGTGTTCAACCAGTTTTCCAAACACTTGATGGCTATGAATATACTCCACACTCGTTTTCGCAAAACTTACAGAGTGAAAGTAAACTGGAGATTGTTTATGAATGGAAATATTTGGATTTCCTATACTCAACTTTTGTGCAACGCCAACAATCTATTTTAAATGG AGACTTTGtaccaaaaaataatttacctTTAGGCATTGATGTCCATAATAACCGCCTGTTTGTGACAACTCCCCGTTGGAAGAATGGTGTGCCTGCCAGCTTAGGTACACTGCCGTTTCCTCCAAAAGAGTCAAGCCCGGCAATAAAGCCGTATCCGAACTGGGAGGCTCATGGAAATCCAAACAATCCTGACTGCTCAAAACTAATGTCAGTTTATCGAACAGCTGTAGATAGGTGTAATCGAATTTGGCTAATTGATTCTGGAATTGTCAATGCTACAATAAACTTAAATCAGATCTGCCCACCAAAAATTGTTGTGTATGATCTTAATAGTGACGAACTGATTGTTCGATACAATTTGGAAGCCTCTCATGTGAAACAAGATTCGTTGCACTCCAATATTGTTGTGGATATTGGAGAAGATTGCGATGATGCGCATGCTATCGTATCGGATGTATGGAGATTTGGTCTTGTTGTTTACAGCCTATCAAAAAACCGAAGCTGGCGCGTGACCAACTATAACTTTTATCCGGATCCCGTTGCTTCGGATTTTAATGTTTACGGattaaattttcaatggcTGGATGGTGTTTTTGGAATGAGTATATATTACAATAGGAAAATAATGGAACGCGTTCTTTATTTTCATCCAATGGCAAGTTTCAAG GAGTTCATGGTGCCTATTAATCTCTTGCTCAACGAATCTGTGTGGCAAACGAATACTCAAGAGTACGCCAAGTACTTCATACCAATTGGAGACCGCGGATATAATTCTCAATCATCTACAACAGGAGTTACAAGGAATGGCATTATGTTTTTTACACAAGTTCATCAAGATGATATTGGATGCTGGGATACATCGAAACCATACACTCGAGCACATTTGggaaaatttcataatttggAAAACTCAAATCTTATTCAATTTCCAAATGATTTAAAAGTAGACAAAGAAAAAGATCAAAATGTATGGCTTATAAGTAACCGACTACCAATTTTTCTATACAGCAATCTCGATTATGGAGAAgtaaattttcgaattttaaagGCGAATGTAAATAAGATTATTCGCAATAGTGTTTGCAATCCggataataattataataatacatCAAAATCAGCTTTTGTGTTAATAGAAGAAGGACAATGTTATTGA
- the LOC6724692 gene encoding protein yellow isoform X2 yields MGDKDFVPKNNLPLGIDVHNNRLFVTTPRWKNGVPASLGTLPFPPKESSPAIKPYPNWEAHGNPNNPDCSKLMSVYRTAVDRCNRIWLIDSGIVNATINLNQICPPKIVVYDLNSDELIVRYNLEASHVKQDSLHSNIVVDIGEDCDDAHAIVSDVWRFGLVVYSLSKNRSWRVTNYNFYPDPVASDFNVYGLNFQWLDGVFGMSIYYNRKIMERVLYFHPMASFKEFMVPINLLLNESVWQTNTQEYAKYFIPIGDRGYNSQSSTTGVTRNGIMFFTQVHQDDIGCWDTSKPYTRAHLGKFHNLENSNLIQFPNDLKVDKEKDQNVWLISNRLPIFLYSNLDYGEVNFRILKANVNKIIRNSVCNPDNNYNNTSKSAFVLIEEGQCY; encoded by the exons ATGGGAGACAA AGACTTTGtaccaaaaaataatttacctTTAGGCATTGATGTCCATAATAACCGCCTGTTTGTGACAACTCCCCGTTGGAAGAATGGTGTGCCTGCCAGCTTAGGTACACTGCCGTTTCCTCCAAAAGAGTCAAGCCCGGCAATAAAGCCGTATCCGAACTGGGAGGCTCATGGAAATCCAAACAATCCTGACTGCTCAAAACTAATGTCAGTTTATCGAACAGCTGTAGATAGGTGTAATCGAATTTGGCTAATTGATTCTGGAATTGTCAATGCTACAATAAACTTAAATCAGATCTGCCCACCAAAAATTGTTGTGTATGATCTTAATAGTGACGAACTGATTGTTCGATACAATTTGGAAGCCTCTCATGTGAAACAAGATTCGTTGCACTCCAATATTGTTGTGGATATTGGAGAAGATTGCGATGATGCGCATGCTATCGTATCGGATGTATGGAGATTTGGTCTTGTTGTTTACAGCCTATCAAAAAACCGAAGCTGGCGCGTGACCAACTATAACTTTTATCCGGATCCCGTTGCTTCGGATTTTAATGTTTACGGattaaattttcaatggcTGGATGGTGTTTTTGGAATGAGTATATATTACAATAGGAAAATAATGGAACGCGTTCTTTATTTTCATCCAATGGCAAGTTTCAAG GAGTTCATGGTGCCTATTAATCTCTTGCTCAACGAATCTGTGTGGCAAACGAATACTCAAGAGTACGCCAAGTACTTCATACCAATTGGAGACCGCGGATATAATTCTCAATCATCTACAACAGGAGTTACAAGGAATGGCATTATGTTTTTTACACAAGTTCATCAAGATGATATTGGATGCTGGGATACATCGAAACCATACACTCGAGCACATTTGggaaaatttcataatttggAAAACTCAAATCTTATTCAATTTCCAAATGATTTAAAAGTAGACAAAGAAAAAGATCAAAATGTATGGCTTATAAGTAACCGACTACCAATTTTTCTATACAGCAATCTCGATTATGGAGAAgtaaattttcgaattttaaagGCGAATGTAAATAAGATTATTCGCAATAGTGTTTGCAATCCggataataattataataatacatCAAAATCAGCTTTTGTGTTAATAGAAGAAGGACAATGTTATTGA